Proteins encoded in a region of the Pseudomonas denitrificans (nom. rej.) genome:
- a CDS encoding DUF1835 domain-containing protein, with protein MSLHLVCGDGAAEALHRAVEAGVLTEKKIRVMPDDLAVGPLSDVDNPPCQQRAAFWHALGGEVLREREIASEMATEVNWLHSPDVASVTLWHGDSASEQLLLRRVCALLPANIILRSVGAGSGQCRSEDRHAIAMLKPVELANALAASHELDAAERQVLAADWQRALAENAELRLWLDGQLSGTGYAHIDRILLDSASESWRPVQSLIGPTMAYVDGLFVSDLLAAWRLREQVAAGALELRGDDFWKNAEVRLA; from the coding sequence ATGAGCCTGCATCTGGTCTGCGGCGACGGCGCCGCCGAAGCCCTGCATCGGGCCGTCGAGGCAGGCGTGCTGACCGAAAAGAAAATCCGCGTGATGCCGGACGACCTGGCGGTCGGCCCACTGAGCGATGTGGATAACCCGCCCTGCCAGCAGCGCGCTGCGTTCTGGCATGCGCTGGGCGGCGAAGTCCTGCGCGAGCGGGAAATCGCCAGCGAGATGGCCACCGAGGTGAACTGGCTGCACAGCCCGGACGTCGCCTCCGTCACCCTCTGGCACGGCGACAGCGCCAGCGAGCAACTCCTGCTGCGCCGCGTCTGCGCTTTGCTGCCAGCGAACATCATCCTGCGCAGTGTCGGCGCCGGCAGCGGCCAGTGCCGCAGCGAGGACCGCCACGCCATTGCCATGCTGAAACCCGTCGAACTGGCCAACGCCCTGGCCGCCAGCCACGAACTGGACGCCGCCGAGCGCCAAGTCCTGGCGGCGGACTGGCAGCGCGCCCTGGCGGAAAACGCCGAGCTGCGCCTGTGGCTGGATGGCCAACTGAGCGGCACCGGCTACGCCCACATCGACCGCATCCTGCTGGACAGCGCGAGCGAGTCCTGGCGCCCGGTGCAGTCGCTGATCGGCCCGACCATGGCCTACGTCGACGGCCTGTTCGTCAGCGACCTGCTTGCCGCCTGGCGCCTGCGCGAACAAGTCGCGGCCGGGGCGCTGGAACTGCGCGGCGACGACTTCTGGAAGAACGCCGAGGTGCGGCTCGCCTAG
- a CDS encoding 2-hydroxyacid dehydrogenase — translation MNPPRAVFLDHASLDLGDLDLAPLRAPFGELVLHGRSDTQQVAERLQGAQVAISNKVRIGAEVFGQCPELKLILVAATGTNNVDLEAARQHGVTVSNCQGYGTPSVAQHTLMLLLALATRLPDYQAAIRAGRWQKAPQFCLLDFPIVELEGKTLGLLGHGELGGAVAKLAEAFGMRVLLGALPGRPARADRLALDDLLPQVDALTLHCPLTDATRNLIGQRELDLMKPGAYLINTARGGLVDEQALADTLRRGHLGGAAFDVLSVEPPRDGNPLLAGDIPRFILTPHSAWGSREARQRIVGQLSENAAGFFTGEPRRVVAP, via the coding sequence ATGAATCCTCCTCGCGCCGTCTTCCTCGACCACGCCTCCCTCGACCTCGGCGACCTCGACCTCGCGCCGCTGCGCGCGCCGTTCGGCGAACTGGTCCTGCACGGGCGCAGCGACACGCAGCAGGTGGCCGAGCGACTGCAGGGCGCGCAGGTAGCGATCAGCAACAAGGTGCGCATCGGCGCCGAGGTGTTCGGGCAGTGCCCGGAGCTCAAGCTGATCCTGGTGGCCGCCACCGGCACCAACAACGTCGACCTCGAAGCCGCCCGCCAGCACGGCGTGACCGTGAGCAACTGCCAGGGCTACGGCACCCCATCGGTGGCCCAGCACACCCTGATGCTGCTGCTCGCCCTGGCCACGCGCCTGCCGGACTACCAGGCGGCGATCCGCGCGGGGCGCTGGCAGAAGGCGCCGCAGTTCTGCCTGCTGGACTTCCCCATCGTCGAACTGGAAGGCAAGACCCTCGGCCTGCTCGGCCACGGCGAACTGGGCGGCGCGGTGGCGAAACTGGCCGAAGCCTTCGGCATGCGCGTGCTGCTCGGCGCCCTGCCCGGACGCCCGGCGCGCGCCGATCGCCTGGCGCTGGACGACCTGCTGCCGCAGGTCGACGCCCTCACCCTGCACTGCCCGCTGACCGACGCCACGCGCAACCTGATCGGCCAGCGCGAGCTGGACCTGATGAAGCCCGGCGCCTACCTGATCAACACCGCCCGCGGCGGGCTGGTCGACGAGCAGGCGCTGGCCGACACCCTGCGCCGTGGCCATCTCGGCGGCGCGGCCTTCGACGTGCTCAGCGTCGAGCCCCCGCGGGACGGCAACCCTCTGCTGGCCGGCGACATCCCGCGCTTCATCCTCACCCCGCACAGCGCCTGGGGCAGCCGCGAGGCCCGACAGCGCATCGTCGGCCAGTTGAGCGAGAACGCCGCCGGCTTCTTCACTGGCGAGCCGCGCCGGGTGGTGGCGCCATGA
- a CDS encoding fatty acid--CoA ligase, with amino-acid sequence MLKTRVIPAAQNAYQYPLLIKSLLLSGSRYEKGREIVYRDTVRYSYATFNERVARLANVLSEAGVKAGDTVAVMDWDSHRYLECMFAIPMIGAVLHTINIRLSPEQILYTMNHADDRFVLVNSEFAALYQGIAGQLTTVEKTLLITDGTDKSSTLPNCVGEYETLLAAASPRYAFPDFDENSVATTFYTTGTTGNPKGVYFTHRQLVLHTLAMAATIGSLDSIRLMGTDDVYMPITPMFHVHAWGVPYVATMLGVKQVYPGRYEPELLCKLIREEKVTFSHCVPTILQMMLNAAGAKDHDFGGLKIIIGGSALNHALYDAAKARGIQLTAAYGMSETCPLISCGYLNQELCAGSEDERTTYRIKAGVPVPLVEAAIMDEHGQFHPADGESQGELVLRAPWLTQGYFREPEKGEELWAGGWMHTGDVATLDGMGFIDIRDRIKDVIKTGGEWLSSLELEDLISRHPAVREVAVVGVPDPQWGERPFALLVLRDGQALDAKALREHLKPFVEQGHINKWAIPSQIAVVTEVPKTSVGKLDKKRIRVDIAQWQEAGSAFLSTV; translated from the coding sequence ATGCTGAAAACCCGCGTCATCCCCGCTGCACAGAACGCCTACCAGTACCCGCTGTTGATCAAGAGCCTGCTGCTGTCGGGCAGCCGTTACGAGAAAGGCCGGGAAATCGTCTACCGCGACACCGTGCGTTACAGCTATGCCACCTTCAACGAGCGCGTCGCGCGCCTGGCCAATGTGCTGAGCGAGGCCGGCGTGAAGGCCGGTGACACCGTGGCGGTGATGGACTGGGACAGCCACCGTTACCTGGAGTGTATGTTCGCCATCCCGATGATCGGCGCGGTGCTGCACACCATCAACATCCGCCTCTCGCCGGAGCAGATCCTCTACACCATGAACCACGCCGACGACCGCTTCGTGCTGGTCAACAGCGAGTTCGCCGCGCTCTACCAGGGCATTGCCGGGCAACTGACCACGGTGGAAAAGACCCTGCTGATCACCGACGGCACCGACAAGAGCAGCACGCTGCCCAACTGCGTCGGTGAGTACGAGACCCTGCTGGCTGCCGCCAGCCCACGCTACGCCTTCCCCGACTTCGACGAGAACTCGGTGGCGACCACCTTCTACACCACCGGCACCACCGGTAACCCCAAGGGTGTGTACTTCACCCACCGCCAGCTGGTGCTGCACACCCTGGCGATGGCCGCGACCATCGGCAGCCTGGACAGCATCCGCCTGATGGGCACCGACGACGTCTACATGCCGATCACCCCGATGTTCCACGTCCACGCCTGGGGCGTGCCCTACGTGGCGACCATGCTGGGGGTGAAGCAGGTGTATCCGGGCCGTTACGAGCCGGAGCTGCTGTGCAAGCTGATCCGCGAGGAGAAGGTGACCTTCTCCCACTGCGTGCCGACCATCCTGCAGATGATGCTCAACGCCGCCGGCGCCAAGGATCACGACTTCGGCGGGCTGAAGATCATCATCGGCGGCAGCGCCCTCAACCACGCGCTGTACGACGCCGCCAAGGCCCGCGGCATCCAGCTCACGGCGGCCTACGGCATGTCCGAGACCTGTCCGCTGATTTCCTGTGGCTACCTCAACCAGGAACTCTGCGCCGGCAGCGAGGATGAACGCACTACCTACCGCATCAAGGCCGGCGTGCCGGTGCCGCTGGTGGAGGCGGCGATCATGGACGAGCACGGCCAGTTCCACCCGGCCGACGGCGAATCCCAGGGCGAGCTGGTGCTGCGCGCGCCCTGGCTGACCCAGGGATATTTCCGCGAGCCGGAGAAGGGCGAAGAACTCTGGGCCGGCGGCTGGATGCACACTGGCGACGTGGCGACCCTCGATGGCATGGGCTTCATCGATATCCGCGACCGGATCAAGGATGTGATCAAGACCGGCGGCGAGTGGCTGTCGTCCCTGGAGCTGGAAGACCTCATCAGCCGTCACCCGGCGGTGCGCGAGGTGGCCGTGGTCGGCGTGCCCGACCCGCAGTGGGGCGAGCGCCCGTTCGCCCTGCTGGTGCTGCGCGACGGCCAGGCGCTGGACGCCAAGGCGCTGCGCGAACACCTCAAGCCTTTCGTCGAGCAGGGCCACATCAACAAGTGGGCCATTCCCTCGCAGATCGCCGTTGTTACTGAAGTTCCCAAGACCAGTGTCGGCAAGCTCGACAAGAAGCGTATCCGGGTAGACATCGCCCAATGGCAGGAGGCTGGCAGCGCTTTCCTCTCCACGGTGTGA
- a CDS encoding thiolase family protein, which translates to MSEIVIVSGARTPMGGFQGSLAGVSAVDLGAIAIREAISRAGIQPEDVQEVIMGNVLPAGLKQGPARQAALNAGLPAATGCTTINKLCGSGMKAVMLAHDLLKAGTNSVMVAGGMESMSNAPYVIEKARTGLRMGHGEIKDHMFLDGLEDARTGRLMGSFAQETADKYNVTREEMDAYAIESLQRAQAAIKDGSLDSEIVPVTVTTRKGETVVKDDEQPLTANLDKIPGLRPAFRKDGTITAANASSISDGASALVLMTAEEAARRGLKPLAKIVAHATQSQDPAEFTLAPIGAMTNLFKKAGWSKDDVDLFEINEAFAMVTMLAMREHGLDHAKVNVYGGACAQGHPVGSTGSRIIVTLINALQKKGGKRGVASLCIGGGEATAVAIELV; encoded by the coding sequence ATGTCCGAGATCGTCATCGTCAGCGGCGCCCGTACTCCCATGGGCGGCTTCCAGGGCAGCCTGGCCGGCGTTTCCGCCGTCGACCTGGGCGCCATCGCCATCCGCGAAGCCATTTCCCGTGCCGGCATCCAGCCCGAGGACGTGCAGGAAGTGATCATGGGCAACGTACTGCCCGCCGGTCTGAAACAGGGCCCGGCCCGCCAGGCAGCGCTGAACGCCGGCCTGCCCGCCGCCACCGGCTGCACCACCATCAACAAGCTCTGCGGCTCGGGCATGAAAGCCGTGATGCTGGCCCACGACCTGCTCAAGGCCGGCACCAACAGCGTGATGGTCGCTGGCGGCATGGAAAGCATGTCCAACGCCCCCTACGTCATCGAGAAGGCCCGCACCGGCCTGCGCATGGGCCACGGCGAGATCAAGGACCACATGTTCCTCGACGGCCTGGAAGACGCCCGCACCGGCCGCCTGATGGGCTCCTTCGCCCAGGAAACCGCCGACAAGTACAACGTCACCCGCGAAGAGATGGACGCCTACGCCATCGAATCCCTGCAGCGCGCCCAGGCCGCCATCAAGGACGGCTCGCTGGATTCGGAAATCGTCCCGGTCACCGTCACTACCCGCAAGGGCGAGACCGTGGTGAAGGACGACGAGCAGCCGCTCACCGCCAACCTGGACAAGATTCCCGGCCTGCGCCCGGCCTTCCGCAAGGACGGCACCATCACTGCGGCCAACGCCAGCTCCATCTCCGACGGCGCCTCCGCGCTGGTCCTGATGACCGCTGAAGAAGCCGCGCGCCGTGGCCTGAAGCCGCTGGCGAAGATCGTCGCCCACGCCACCCAGAGCCAGGACCCGGCCGAGTTCACCCTGGCCCCGATCGGCGCCATGACCAACCTGTTCAAGAAGGCCGGCTGGAGCAAGGACGACGTCGACCTGTTCGAGATCAACGAAGCCTTTGCCATGGTCACCATGCTCGCCATGCGCGAACACGGCCTGGACCACGCCAAGGTCAACGTCTACGGCGGCGCCTGCGCCCAAGGTCACCCGGTCGGCTCCACCGGCTCGCGCATCATCGTCACCCTGATCAACGCCCTGCAGAAGAAGGGCGGCAAGCGTGGCGTGGCCTCGCTGTGCATCGGTGGCGGCGAAGCCACTGCGGTGGCGATCGAGCTGGTCTGA
- a CDS encoding DUF1266 domain-containing protein produces MAERLQADLAEYWGIRDGQSARDTLQGMLLEAHSLPLDEDFRRLQRNEPSAFDGEQRLRWQRAKQAWGKAGLALPKDLSMAAHDYECIAWLARRCHACGYLAEDEAWLCLAWVAEAAVRQFGDWQAYGASYVLVRATLQRDGQQGPLAIRAYKELMEGAGQWRLNPLAGIRVDDVVLQIEHEIPLYTCQPRQSLLSFGSLIALSAGVRSDRLAIAPEESELHRLWLTQHWRAEGKGQVKERLHWLLDTGSRARFDALLERSVGRLNVTAGEPGQERFEQARRALLKAGHDPALVDGCRTVLAYDLERAAFGARLAFAAGLLDEASLWNALRHMAQRARSAFADWEQYLVSVVVGHALANQDRDAGRQLLRSGMVLLDGISPFAEHLSPWQSCPLDKLPVLHGVSSAAAR; encoded by the coding sequence ATGGCCGAGCGCCTGCAGGCTGACCTGGCGGAATACTGGGGCATCCGCGATGGCCAATCGGCGCGCGATACGCTGCAGGGCATGCTGCTGGAAGCGCACAGCCTGCCGCTGGACGAGGATTTTCGCCGTCTGCAACGCAACGAACCGAGCGCCTTTGACGGCGAGCAGCGTTTGCGCTGGCAGCGTGCAAAGCAGGCCTGGGGCAAGGCCGGTCTGGCCCTGCCGAAAGACCTTTCCATGGCGGCCCACGACTACGAGTGCATCGCCTGGCTGGCGCGGCGCTGCCATGCCTGCGGCTATCTAGCCGAGGACGAGGCCTGGCTTTGCCTGGCCTGGGTCGCAGAAGCCGCCGTGCGCCAGTTCGGCGACTGGCAGGCCTATGGCGCTTCCTATGTGCTGGTGCGGGCCACGCTGCAACGCGACGGCCAACAGGGCCCGCTGGCCATCCGTGCCTACAAGGAACTGATGGAGGGCGCAGGGCAATGGCGGCTCAACCCGCTGGCGGGCATTCGCGTAGACGACGTGGTCCTGCAGATCGAGCACGAGATTCCGCTGTACACCTGCCAGCCTCGCCAGTCCCTGCTGTCCTTCGGCTCGCTGATTGCACTGAGCGCCGGCGTTCGTTCCGATCGACTGGCGATTGCCCCCGAGGAGTCTGAACTGCATCGCCTGTGGCTGACGCAGCACTGGCGCGCCGAAGGCAAGGGGCAAGTGAAGGAGCGTCTGCACTGGCTGCTGGATACTGGCAGCCGGGCACGCTTCGATGCCCTGCTGGAGCGCAGCGTTGGCCGCCTGAACGTTACCGCTGGCGAGCCCGGCCAGGAGCGCTTCGAGCAGGCGCGCCGGGCTCTGCTCAAGGCCGGACATGACCCTGCGCTGGTGGACGGATGTCGCACGGTGCTGGCCTACGACCTGGAGCGGGCCGCCTTCGGCGCGCGCCTGGCCTTCGCCGCCGGCCTGCTGGACGAGGCGAGTCTGTGGAATGCCCTGCGTCACATGGCGCAGCGGGCTCGCTCGGCATTCGCCGACTGGGAGCAGTACCTGGTCTCGGTGGTGGTTGGCCATGCGCTGGCCAATCAGGATCGGGATGCCGGCCGGCAGTTGCTGCGTAGTGGCATGGTGTTGCTCGATGGCATCAGCCCGTTTGCCGAGCACTTGTCGCCCTGGCAGTCGTGTCCGCTGGACAAGCTGCCGGTATTGCACGGGGTATCCTCTGCGGCCGCACGCTGA
- a CDS encoding LysE family translocator, with amino-acid sequence MYWAEFLTVAFIHLLAVASPGPDFAVVVRESVTHGRRAGTWTALGVGSAIFLHVTYSLLGIGLIVSQSIVLFNALKWLAAAYLLYIGFKALRARPADPSAVEAVAAPVARSARGAYVAGFVTNGLNPKATLFFLSLFTVVINPHTPLLVQAGYGVYLACATAAWFCLVALLFSQQRVRAGFARMGHWFDRMMGVVLVGLGIKLAFTELR; translated from the coding sequence ATGTACTGGGCGGAATTTCTCACGGTGGCGTTCATTCACCTGCTGGCGGTGGCCAGCCCCGGCCCGGACTTCGCCGTGGTGGTGCGCGAGAGCGTGACCCACGGCCGTCGCGCCGGCACCTGGACGGCGCTGGGCGTGGGCAGCGCGATCTTCCTGCACGTCACCTACTCGCTGCTGGGCATCGGCCTGATCGTGTCGCAGTCCATCGTGCTGTTCAACGCCCTGAAATGGCTGGCGGCGGCGTACCTGCTGTACATCGGCTTCAAGGCGCTGCGGGCGCGCCCGGCTGACCCGTCGGCGGTAGAAGCAGTTGCCGCGCCGGTCGCCCGCAGCGCACGCGGTGCCTATGTCGCCGGCTTCGTTACCAATGGCCTGAACCCCAAGGCCACGTTGTTCTTCCTCTCGCTGTTCACCGTGGTGATCAACCCGCACACGCCGCTGCTGGTGCAGGCCGGTTATGGCGTGTACCTGGCCTGCGCGACCGCCGCCTGGTTCTGCCTGGTGGCGCTGCTGTTCAGCCAGCAACGGGTGCGCGCCGGTTTTGCCCGCATGGGGCACTGGTTCGATCGGATGATGGGCGTGGTGCTGGTGGGGCTGGGGATCAAGCTGGCGTTCACCGAACTGCGCTGA
- a CDS encoding DUF1302 domain-containing protein, whose protein sequence is MKTMQHIWRLARLPLAVSLASTLATPASAVSFNIGEIEGSFDSTLSVGASWSTQNPNSNLIGVNNGGKGLSQTSDDGHLNYKAGKTFSKIFKGIHDLELKYQDTGVFVRGKYWYDFEQKDENTEFKPLSDHNRKEAAQASGAEILDAFIYHNYNIADLPGTVRLGKQVVNWGESTFIQNGISVINPFDVTAFRRPGSEIKEALVPVNMFYLSQNLTENLSAEGFYQLEWDQTVVDNCGTFFSQPDVVADGCTQNLAVLTNNQASINTLNSLLGPSLALTPSPWNEGIVVRRGPDRDARDSGQYGFSLKYFADSLNTEFGGYYMNYHSRLPIFSGRGADASKVAQINQLITNIAAISPSLAAQAGAAAMAGNSSYFIEYPEDIRLYGLSFSTTLPTGTAWQGEISYRPNAPVQLNTTDILYSGLDPVSIGGNHVYDNASVLTGTAGEDLHGYRRKEVTQLQTTFTHFFDQVMGAERLTLVGEVGWTHVGGLESQNKARYGRDPIFGPGPLNGSLNGRSTCEALNVSTLGTANANNVSRNCESDGFTTADSWGYRARAIWDYNDVFAGVNLKPNVAWSHDVDGYSPGPGGNFEEGRKAVSLGVDADYLNTYTASLAYTNYFDGKYSTVDDRDFVSLSFGVTF, encoded by the coding sequence ATGAAAACCATGCAACATATCTGGCGCCTGGCACGGTTGCCGCTGGCAGTGAGCCTGGCATCCACGCTGGCGACGCCGGCTTCCGCCGTCAGCTTCAACATCGGGGAAATCGAAGGTTCGTTCGACTCGACGCTGTCCGTGGGGGCCAGCTGGTCGACGCAGAATCCGAACAGCAACCTCATCGGCGTGAACAACGGCGGCAAGGGGCTGTCCCAGACCTCCGACGATGGCCACCTGAACTACAAGGCCGGCAAGACCTTCTCGAAGATCTTCAAGGGCATCCACGACCTTGAACTGAAATATCAGGACACCGGTGTCTTCGTCCGCGGCAAGTACTGGTACGACTTCGAGCAGAAGGACGAGAACACCGAGTTCAAGCCGCTCTCCGACCACAACCGCAAGGAAGCCGCCCAGGCCTCCGGCGCGGAAATCCTCGACGCCTTCATCTACCACAACTACAACATCGCCGACCTGCCGGGCACCGTGCGCCTGGGCAAGCAGGTGGTGAACTGGGGCGAGAGCACCTTCATCCAGAACGGCATCAGCGTGATCAACCCGTTCGACGTCACCGCCTTCCGCCGCCCGGGTTCCGAGATCAAGGAAGCCCTGGTGCCGGTGAACATGTTCTACCTGTCGCAGAACCTCACCGAGAACCTCTCCGCCGAAGGCTTCTACCAACTGGAGTGGGACCAGACGGTGGTCGACAACTGCGGCACCTTCTTCTCCCAGCCGGACGTCGTGGCTGACGGTTGCACCCAGAACCTGGCGGTGCTGACCAACAACCAGGCCTCGATCAATACCCTGAACTCCCTGCTCGGCCCGAGCCTGGCGCTGACTCCGTCGCCCTGGAATGAAGGTATCGTGGTGCGACGTGGCCCGGACCGCGACGCCCGCGACAGTGGCCAGTACGGCTTCTCCCTGAAGTACTTCGCCGACAGCCTGAACACCGAGTTCGGCGGCTACTACATGAACTACCACAGCCGCCTGCCGATCTTCTCCGGCCGTGGCGCCGATGCCTCCAAGGTTGCGCAGATCAACCAGCTGATCACCAACATCGCGGCGATCAGCCCGTCCCTGGCGGCCCAGGCCGGCGCGGCGGCGATGGCGGGCAACTCCAGCTACTTCATCGAGTACCCCGAAGACATCCGCCTGTACGGCCTGAGCTTCTCCACCACGCTGCCCACCGGTACCGCCTGGCAGGGCGAGATCAGCTACCGTCCGAACGCCCCGGTGCAGCTGAACACCACCGACATCCTGTACTCCGGCCTGGACCCGGTCTCCATCGGCGGCAACCATGTCTACGACAACGCCTCCGTGCTGACCGGCACCGCGGGTGAAGACCTGCACGGCTACCGCCGCAAGGAAGTCACCCAGCTGCAGACCACCTTCACCCACTTCTTCGACCAGGTCATGGGCGCCGAGCGTCTGACCCTGGTGGGCGAGGTCGGTTGGACCCACGTCGGCGGCCTGGAAAGCCAGAACAAGGCGCGCTATGGCCGCGACCCGATCTTCGGCCCCGGCCCGCTGAACGGCAGCCTCAACGGCCGCTCGACCTGCGAAGCGCTCAACGTGTCGACCCTGGGCACCGCCAATGCCAACAACGTCAGCCGCAACTGCGAAAGCGACGGCTTCACCACCGCTGACTCCTGGGGTTACCGCGCCCGTGCGATCTGGGACTACAACGATGTGTTCGCCGGCGTGAACCTCAAGCCCAACGTGGCCTGGTCCCACGACGTGGACGGTTACTCCCCCGGTCCTGGCGGCAACTTCGAGGAAGGCCGCAAGGCGGTCAGCCTGGGCGTGGATGCCGACTACCTGAACACCTACACCGCAAGCCTGGCCTACACCAACTACTTCGACGGCAAGTACTCCACCGTCGATGACCGTGACTTCGTCAGCTTGAGCTTCGGTGTGACTTTCTAA